The following proteins are co-located in the Fusobacteria bacterium ZRK30 genome:
- a CDS encoding OmpA family protein, with protein MKKLSIMLAAIAISGITYGAQLELKGGFEPWREGNNSYSSFDKGGSLGAELLFNAENRPFDYGIGMEWKSEFSGGDGNNVLAETKANAFPIYLTGKYGIGEDLFYLVGRAGWSIYDNSSAKDGFYGAVGIGKELGNFTLEALYESMDLSGSSDMYSGDRANLASIKFGYKFGENKRDVISREKEAAAKAEYEKQQAEIKKLEEENRLAQERQIEEQNRLAQEKALRETMLDKYSSLVVTENYETNKLESDTNNESFFKNIDNDLAEESGILKVTSYTDNRGSEEYNRNLSQERADRVADKIKANLNNENIEVISEGLGETNFLNDNSTLEQRKNNRRTEINFIAE; from the coding sequence ATGAAAAAACTATCAATTATGCTTGCAGCCATAGCAATCAGCGGAATAACTTATGGAGCTCAATTAGAACTTAAAGGTGGCTTTGAACCTTGGAGAGAAGGTAATAATTCATACTCAAGCTTTGATAAGGGAGGAAGTTTAGGAGCAGAACTATTATTCAATGCTGAAAACAGACCTTTTGACTACGGTATTGGAATGGAATGGAAATCTGAATTTTCTGGTGGAGATGGAAACAATGTATTAGCAGAAACAAAAGCAAATGCTTTTCCTATATATTTGACTGGTAAATATGGGATTGGAGAAGATTTATTTTATTTAGTCGGTAGAGCGGGGTGGTCAATCTATGACAATTCTAGTGCTAAAGATGGGTTCTATGGTGCTGTTGGTATAGGAAAAGAACTTGGAAACTTCACTTTAGAAGCGCTTTATGAGTCTATGGATCTAAGTGGTTCTTCTGACATGTATTCAGGTGATAGAGCTAACTTAGCTTCTATCAAATTTGGTTATAAATTTGGTGAAAACAAGAGAGACGTAATCTCAAGAGAAAAAGAAGCCGCTGCTAAAGCTGAATATGAAAAACAGCAAGCAGAAATAAAAAAATTGGAAGAAGAGAATAGGTTAGCTCAAGAAAGACAGATAGAAGAGCAAAATAGATTAGCTCAAGAAAAAGCCCTTAGGGAAACAATGCTTGATAAATACAGCTCTTTAGTAGTTACAGAAAATTACGAAACTAATAAATTAGAGTCTGATACTAATAACGAATCATTTTTTAAAAACATCGATAACGATTTAGCTGAGGAATCAGGAATACTTAAAGTGACAAGTTATACTGATAATAGAGGTTCTGAAGAATATAATAGAAACCTTTCCCAAGAAAGAGCTGATAGGGTAGCTGATAAAATTAAGGCCAACCTTAATAATGAAAATATTGAAGTTATATCTGAAGGATTAGGAGAAACTAATTTCTTAAATGATAATTCTACTCTTGAGCAAAGAAAAAATAACAGAAGAACAGAAATTAATTTTATAGCTGAATAA
- a CDS encoding chloride channel protein, producing the protein MKLGNLSEIVQNKNIRLYLLSIITGILTGLVVVAYRISLNLMTNLRIKTFSEIASGKLYLFGITIVVFIFIAITLNRLITKHPMIKGSGIPQIKGVLLMQFEYSWIKELFYKFIGGLLSIGSGLSLGRGGPSIQLGSQIGYGIGKIFKVSDKNKKHLISSGGAVASFV; encoded by the coding sequence ATGAAATTAGGTAATTTAAGTGAAATCGTTCAAAATAAAAATATCAGGCTGTATCTATTAAGTATTATAACTGGTATTTTGACAGGATTAGTAGTCGTAGCTTATCGCATTTCTCTAAATTTAATGACTAACCTCAGAATAAAAACTTTTTCTGAGATAGCTTCAGGTAAACTATATTTATTCGGAATAACTATAGTTGTTTTTATTTTTATTGCAATCACACTCAACAGATTAATTACTAAACATCCTATGATAAAAGGAAGTGGAATTCCACAAATAAAAGGGGTACTTCTCATGCAATTTGAATATAGTTGGATTAAAGAACTTTTTTATAAATTCATTGGAGGTCTTCTCAGTATTGGAAGTGGCCTTTCTCTTGGAAGGGGAGGACCGTCTATCCAATTAGGATCTCAGATCGGGTATGGGATTGGAAAAATTTTTAAAGTTTCTGATAAGAATAAAAAACATCTTATAAGCAGCGGTGGGGCTGTTGCAAGTTTTGTGTAA
- a CDS encoding ATP-binding protein, which produces MSLSKKKENIIMIGNPGTGKTHFSIALGLKACNCGHKVYFTTAANLSNKLVEAQENSNLGRFLRQLARLDLLIIDELSYLSFNKHQSELLFQVISERSERGSIIISTNLAFSEWEEFFPDTMLTTALIDRVTFRGHILNMNGDSYRVSAK; this is translated from the coding sequence GTGAGTTTATCAAAAAAAAAAGAAAATATAATAATGATAGGGAACCCAGGAACTGGAAAGACACATTTTTCTATAGCTCTAGGACTTAAAGCTTGCAACTGTGGACATAAGGTGTACTTTACTACAGCTGCTAACTTATCAAATAAATTAGTTGAAGCGCAAGAAAATAGTAATTTAGGGAGATTCTTAAGGCAATTAGCAAGATTAGATCTACTCATAATAGATGAGCTTTCCTACCTCTCCTTTAACAAACATCAATCAGAACTCCTATTTCAAGTGATTTCAGAAAGAAGTGAGAGGGGAAGTATTATAATTTCTACTAATTTAGCATTTTCAGAGTGGGAAGAATTCTTCCCTGATACAATGTTAACAACAGCTTTAATAGATCGCGTAACATTTAGAGGACATATTTTAAACATGAATGGTGACTCTTACAGGGTCTCTGCGAAATAG
- a CDS encoding flavodoxin domain-containing protein, producing the protein MLYILYYTETGNTEKVALKLKEKLSGAVVVNINNFDSNVLKGEDTLILGCAAYGDEELSLEMETFIDNINYELNGKTLGLFGSYGSGDESWMDKWIKKIEGLGAKVIDNGLRVQRDSIEEAFYDKYANFFKKQKISL; encoded by the coding sequence ATGTTATATATTTTATATTATACAGAAACAGGAAACACAGAAAAAGTAGCACTAAAACTTAAAGAAAAACTCAGTGGTGCAGTGGTAGTAAATATTAATAACTTTGATTCTAATGTTCTCAAAGGAGAGGATACTCTTATATTAGGGTGTGCCGCTTATGGAGACGAAGAACTGAGTCTAGAAATGGAAACATTTATAGATAATATTAATTATGAATTAAATGGAAAAACACTGGGGCTATTTGGTAGTTATGGTTCAGGGGATGAGTCATGGATGGATAAATGGATAAAAAAAATAGAAGGTTTAGGAGCTAAAGTTATAGATAATGGATTAAGAGTTCAGAGAGATTCTATAGAGGAAGCCTTTTATGATAAATATGCAAATTTTTTTAAAAAACAAAAGATTTCTTTATAA
- a CDS encoding NAD-dependent epimerase/dehydratase family protein: MKKVLILGGNQFLGKHICEKLIAEKYQVYVFNRGTRINPSGAIHLKGDRNKRKEVCTLLDLYNLLDLHCLLDSHKFEAIIDVSAYEPEQIKMSLEILKGKYKKYIFISSASVYQNIKKVPAKEEDEIGGNFIWGNYALNKFLCEETLKEFSTRNNSNFVIFRPFYIFGPENNLDRETYFFNRILDEKPIFVPSKDSIIQFGYVKDLANNIFKAVKNDNFNNNIFNISGNEYMNFKEMLKIMEEVVGKKAIIEGIDDSNIKVRDWFPFRTENLYGDISKLNEKGGSIDYSFKEGMVETFNYCLENNLLGKYKVYPLEKRFIEMLNSKI, translated from the coding sequence ATGAAAAAAGTCTTAATTTTAGGTGGGAATCAATTTTTAGGAAAACATATATGTGAAAAATTAATAGCTGAAAAATATCAGGTATATGTCTTTAACAGAGGTACGCGAATCAATCCTTCAGGAGCAATTCATCTAAAGGGAGATAGAAATAAAAGGAAAGAGGTATGTACTCTTTTAGATCTATACAACCTTTTGGATTTACATTGTCTTTTAGACTCACATAAATTTGAAGCCATTATCGATGTATCTGCTTATGAACCAGAGCAAATAAAAATGTCTCTGGAGATTCTTAAGGGGAAGTATAAAAAATATATCTTTATAAGCAGCGCTTCTGTTTATCAAAATATAAAAAAAGTACCAGCAAAAGAAGAGGACGAAATAGGTGGAAATTTTATTTGGGGGAATTACGCTCTAAATAAATTTTTATGTGAAGAAACACTTAAAGAGTTTTCCACGAGAAATAATTCTAATTTTGTTATTTTCAGACCTTTTTATATTTTTGGACCTGAGAATAATCTGGATAGAGAAACTTATTTTTTTAACCGAATTTTAGATGAAAAACCAATTTTTGTGCCTTCCAAAGATTCAATTATTCAATTTGGATACGTTAAAGATCTGGCTAATAATATCTTTAAAGCTGTAAAAAATGATAATTTTAACAATAATATTTTTAATATATCGGGAAATGAATATATGAATTTTAAAGAAATGTTAAAAATTATGGAAGAAGTGGTAGGGAAAAAAGCCATAATTGAAGGTATAGATGACAGTAATATTAAAGTGAGAGACTGGTTTCCTTTTAGAACTGAAAATTTATATGGGGATATTTCTAAACTCAATGAAAAAGGCGGATCTATAGATTACAGTTTTAAAGAAGGGATGGTAGAAACTTTTAATTATTGTTTAGAGAATAATTTGTTGGGAAAATATAAAGTTTATCCTTTAGAGAAAAGGTTTATTGAGATGTTAAATAGTAAAATTTAA
- a CDS encoding IS256 family transposase yields the protein MRKRDKDLSPDELARKELIKDYLKKLPSYDSLDLGALAREMMGQMLENALEGELEEQLGYSKYDYRNKLTDNSRNGYSKKSLKGSSGIIDISVPRDRDNEFEPQIIKKNQNSITQEFERKVTSLFAKGMTLSDIKYHVADMYDFDVSESSISRITDKILPVAKEWQDRPLEERYAVVFMDAIHYNVRSEGRIVKKAVYIAIGINMDGMKEVLGMWVGENESAKFWLLKMNELKNRGLNDILIVCVDGLTGFSNAILAVYPDTEIQQCIIHQIRNTTRYVSYKDIKELMIDLKKVYKANTEDIALFELDNFEEKWKKKYPQIAISWKSNWANLSTYFKYPQEIRTLIYTTNTIEGFNRQLRKPSKSRSVFPSDDSLFKLLYLITMDITQKWTGRRRDWGIIHSQLQIFFEERLK from the coding sequence ATGAGAAAAAGAGACAAAGATCTATCACCTGATGAACTTGCGCGAAAAGAATTAATTAAGGATTATCTAAAAAAATTACCCAGTTATGACAGTTTAGATCTTGGCGCATTAGCCAGAGAGATGATGGGTCAAATGCTAGAAAATGCTTTAGAAGGAGAATTAGAGGAACAACTTGGCTATAGTAAATATGACTATAGAAATAAACTTACAGATAACTCTAGAAATGGTTATTCTAAAAAATCTTTAAAGGGCAGTTCTGGAATAATTGATATCTCTGTTCCTAGAGATAGAGATAATGAATTTGAGCCACAAATTATTAAAAAAAATCAAAATTCAATAACTCAAGAGTTTGAGAGAAAAGTTACATCTTTATTCGCTAAAGGGATGACTCTTAGCGATATCAAGTACCATGTTGCTGATATGTATGATTTTGATGTCTCTGAAAGCTCTATCAGTAGAATTACTGATAAAATACTTCCTGTTGCCAAAGAATGGCAAGATAGACCTCTAGAAGAAAGATATGCTGTAGTATTTATGGACGCTATCCATTACAATGTTCGTAGCGAAGGGCGCATAGTTAAAAAGGCGGTCTACATAGCCATTGGAATTAATATGGATGGTATGAAAGAAGTATTAGGAATGTGGGTTGGTGAAAATGAAAGTGCTAAATTCTGGCTGCTAAAAATGAATGAATTAAAAAATCGGGGTTTAAATGATATTCTCATCGTATGTGTTGATGGATTGACAGGCTTTTCTAATGCTATCTTAGCAGTTTATCCTGATACAGAAATACAACAGTGTATAATCCATCAAATTAGAAATACGACTAGATATGTATCCTACAAAGATATTAAAGAGCTGATGATAGACCTAAAAAAAGTTTATAAAGCTAATACAGAAGATATTGCTCTATTTGAATTAGATAATTTTGAAGAAAAATGGAAGAAGAAATATCCACAAATAGCTATTTCCTGGAAGTCTAATTGGGCCAACTTATCTACATATTTTAAATATCCACAAGAAATCAGGACTCTAATTTATACAACTAATACAATAGAGGGATTTAATAGACAGTTAAGAAAACCAAGTAAAAGTAGATCTGTTTTTCCTTCAGATGATAGTCTATTCAAGCTCCTTTATCTTATTACAATGGATATCACACAGAAATGGACTGGGCGCCGAAGAGATTGGGGTATAATTCACTCCCAATTGCAAATATTTTTTGAAGAACGATTAAAGTAA
- a CDS encoding VOC family protein, whose amino-acid sequence MKIKSLHHICIQTECYNESKKFYTEILDFKVIKETPDFHKREYNTWLKLGEFMIELQTAKISTNLNKWSSLNEGPVHISFLVEDIHEAYEEIKSKGYNNFKLKNEKEIYKVENGYLFKVKAPEGTEIEVRDQQKI is encoded by the coding sequence ATGAAAATAAAATCATTACACCATATCTGTATCCAAACAGAGTGCTACAACGAGTCTAAAAAATTCTATACTGAAATTTTAGACTTTAAAGTTATAAAAGAAACTCCGGATTTTCACAAAAGGGAGTATAATACATGGTTGAAACTAGGTGAATTTATGATAGAGCTTCAAACGGCTAAAATATCAACAAATTTAAATAAATGGAGTTCTTTAAATGAAGGCCCGGTGCACATCTCATTTCTTGTAGAAGATATTCATGAGGCATATGAGGAGATCAAATCTAAGGGATATAATAATTTTAAACTTAAAAATGAAAAAGAGATCTATAAAGTTGAAAACGGATATCTTTTTAAGGTGAAAGCTCCAGAAGGAACAGAAATTGAAGTAAGAGACCAGCAGAAAATCTAA
- a CDS encoding glycerophosphodiester phosphodiesterase: MKIIAHRGASGYAPENTKASILEGLKRGCDGFEVDVQLTKDNKVVVFHDWSLERTSDGNGFLKDQTLAKLKTLDIGSWFSKEFKGEKVLTLEELLDIISKEKLLNIEIKVRHGEVNQIEEKVVEILEKKSRINSNIIISSFDHRIIKRIKEIKPEIQIGLLITAGLLNIKNYISNFDLYSVHCGGEFISKINVDELKNNNIKTYAWTVNTAEEAKTLDSFGVDGIITNYPDIF, from the coding sequence ATGAAAATTATAGCACACAGGGGGGCATCTGGATATGCCCCGGAAAATACTAAAGCCTCTATTTTAGAGGGGTTAAAAAGAGGATGTGACGGCTTTGAGGTGGATGTTCAGCTGACAAAAGATAATAAGGTTGTAGTCTTTCATGATTGGTCATTGGAGAGGACTTCTGATGGAAATGGATTCTTAAAAGATCAAACTTTAGCGAAATTAAAAACTTTAGATATTGGAAGCTGGTTTTCAAAGGAGTTTAAAGGTGAAAAAGTGTTGACCTTAGAAGAATTATTAGATATTATTTCAAAAGAAAAATTACTGAATATAGAAATTAAAGTTCGCCATGGAGAGGTCAATCAAATAGAGGAAAAAGTTGTAGAAATTTTAGAAAAAAAATCTAGAATTAATAGCAATATAATTATCTCATCTTTTGATCATAGGATAATTAAGAGGATCAAAGAAATAAAACCAGAAATACAAATAGGATTACTTATAACTGCAGGTCTGTTGAATATAAAAAATTATATTTCTAATTTTGATCTCTATAGTGTTCATTGCGGAGGTGAATTTATAAGTAAAATAAACGTAGATGAACTAAAAAATAACAATATCAAAACTTATGCCTGGACAGTCAATACAGCAGAAGAAGCAAAAACCTTAGATTCTTTTGGTGTAGATGGAATAATTACAAATTATCCAGATATTTTTTAA
- a CDS encoding EAL domain-containing protein — MGSNTNKSYIPSYSILFVGFLLSYLIFYEIGIIENKFIQHKFRAERENYLRIFNSELSKNIDTLNTVKQLFITSKNVDREQFKNFTNYFLEENVKIQAFLWIPLVNGDERSRYERLAQKQGYKNFKFTEIGKSGEVQKRGKSMQYYPVYYIEPFRGNEAILGLDLFSNKNRAEAILNSLKIGKIIGSSKIRIIQGEEEKDVFFLLSPVYKKGFNSKGEVLGFISGVFKIDDFIDSSLDLLKINNLEFQIYDATENKNVEIYTTKDYFKRFELYKSSNLYFENFIDFPNRSWKIKFIPGKSFFLNEFIKWDWIIFIFFNTITLMWSIYVYKKIKYTNKIGNLMDKTEESEKRLKLFAEILENTPEGVIVTNRYNKIISVNKKFLKNTGYLKKDLIGYDPKILNSDHHKPLFYKEMWKSLKHNGRWQGEIWDRKKNGEVSPEWLNIITIRNNKNKNKIDYHIAMFSDLANQEHVKKQIQHLAYFDSLTDLPNREFFNSKAESMVRNADPDKIKMAFMFLDLDRFKNINDTLGHSSGDELLKKVSKALKKTKLENEIIARFGGDEFVILIPSFDSIDGLNSVIMDILNIFEFPFNIGGKDLFITTSIGVSLYPLDGNSLNELIKNADTAMYYAKRSGRNNYKFYRENMNSKFMKNLDLENKMRKALKEDEFYLEYQPQVSVATKKIISCEALIRWENPEFGVISPNEFISIAEDSGLIVPMTRWILEKVFSEVKKVVEVDPNIYISINISGYQIKHSDLPKMIEDVLDKEKIDLKHIELELTESMLMDDVSKNMETMLKLKDLEIKLAIDDFGTGYSSLSYLKKFPIDRLKIDKDFIDGITTNEEDNIIVKTIILMAHNLGFKVVAEGVETKEQFDFLKAYKCDQIQGYYFSEPVPIEKIKEYLEKNTFM, encoded by the coding sequence ATGGGATCAAATACTAATAAAAGTTATATACCATCTTACTCTATTCTTTTTGTTGGATTTTTATTATCCTACTTAATATTTTATGAAATTGGAATTATAGAAAATAAATTTATTCAGCATAAATTTAGAGCAGAAAGAGAGAATTATTTGAGAATCTTTAATTCAGAGTTGAGTAAAAATATAGATACTTTAAATACTGTAAAACAATTATTTATAACTTCTAAAAATGTAGATAGGGAACAATTTAAAAATTTTACAAACTACTTTTTAGAGGAGAATGTAAAAATTCAGGCTTTTTTATGGATCCCTCTAGTAAACGGTGACGAAAGAAGTAGATATGAGAGATTAGCTCAAAAACAGGGGTATAAAAATTTTAAATTTACTGAAATAGGAAAATCTGGCGAGGTCCAAAAGAGAGGGAAATCAATGCAGTATTATCCTGTATATTATATTGAACCCTTTAGGGGAAATGAGGCTATTTTAGGGTTGGATTTATTTTCTAATAAAAATAGAGCAGAAGCAATTTTAAATTCATTAAAAATTGGAAAAATAATAGGGTCATCAAAAATAAGGATAATTCAAGGGGAAGAAGAAAAAGATGTATTTTTTCTTTTAAGTCCTGTATATAAAAAAGGATTTAATTCTAAAGGAGAAGTATTGGGGTTTATTTCAGGAGTTTTTAAAATAGATGACTTTATAGATTCTTCTTTAGACCTGTTAAAAATAAATAATTTAGAGTTTCAGATCTATGATGCTACAGAAAATAAAAATGTTGAAATTTATACAACTAAGGATTATTTTAAAAGGTTTGAACTGTATAAATCTTCAAATCTCTATTTTGAAAACTTTATAGATTTTCCAAATAGAAGTTGGAAAATTAAATTTATCCCGGGAAAATCATTTTTTTTAAATGAGTTTATAAAATGGGATTGGATAATTTTTATTTTTTTTAACACAATAACTTTAATGTGGAGCATATATGTCTATAAAAAAATTAAATACACCAATAAGATAGGTAATTTAATGGATAAAACTGAAGAATCTGAAAAAAGATTAAAATTATTTGCTGAAATTTTAGAAAATACACCTGAAGGTGTGATAGTTACAAATAGATATAATAAAATTATTTCTGTAAACAAAAAATTTTTAAAAAATACCGGGTATTTAAAAAAAGATTTAATAGGTTATGATCCTAAAATTTTAAATTCAGATCATCATAAACCATTGTTTTATAAAGAGATGTGGAAATCTTTGAAGCATAATGGAAGGTGGCAAGGTGAAATTTGGGATAGGAAAAAGAATGGTGAAGTATCACCTGAATGGTTAAATATAATAACTATACGAAATAACAAGAATAAAAATAAAATTGATTATCATATAGCTATGTTTTCAGACCTTGCAAACCAGGAACATGTAAAAAAACAAATTCAGCATTTGGCATACTTTGATTCATTAACAGATTTACCCAATAGAGAATTTTTTAATAGTAAAGCAGAAAGTATGGTTAGAAATGCTGATCCAGATAAAATAAAGATGGCTTTTATGTTTTTAGATTTAGACAGATTTAAGAACATAAATGATACTTTAGGACATTCTTCAGGTGATGAGCTTTTAAAAAAAGTCTCCAAAGCTTTAAAAAAAACAAAATTGGAAAATGAAATTATAGCAAGATTTGGTGGAGATGAATTTGTAATTTTAATACCATCTTTCGATTCTATAGATGGTTTAAATAGCGTAATAATGGATATATTAAATATATTCGAATTTCCATTCAATATTGGCGGCAAAGATCTTTTTATAACTACCAGCATAGGTGTAAGCCTTTACCCTTTAGATGGGAACTCTTTAAATGAACTTATTAAAAATGCCGATACAGCAATGTATTATGCTAAAAGATCTGGAAGAAATAATTATAAATTTTATAGAGAAAATATGAATTCTAAATTTATGAAAAATCTTGATCTTGAAAATAAAATGAGAAAAGCATTGAAAGAGGATGAATTTTACTTAGAATACCAACCGCAAGTAAGTGTAGCAACAAAAAAAATTATTTCCTGTGAAGCGCTTATTCGTTGGGAAAATCCTGAATTTGGAGTTATTTCTCCAAATGAATTTATAAGTATAGCAGAAGACAGCGGACTTATAGTTCCTATGACAAGATGGATCTTAGAAAAAGTTTTCTCCGAAGTAAAAAAAGTTGTTGAAGTAGACCCAAATATATATATATCTATTAATATTTCCGGATACCAGATAAAACACAGTGATCTTCCTAAGATGATTGAAGATGTTTTAGACAAAGAAAAAATAGATCTTAAACATATAGAGCTGGAATTAACAGAGTCTATGTTAATGGATGACGTATCTAAGAACATGGAAACGATGTTAAAATTGAAAGATTTAGAAATAAAATTAGCCATAGATGATTTTGGAACAGGTTATTCATCTTTAAGTTATCTTAAAAAATTTCCAATAGATAGATTGAAGATAGATAAAGATTTTATAGACGGGATTACAACTAACGAAGAGGATAACATCATAGTTAAGACTATAATTTTAATGGCACACAATTTAGGTTTTAAAGTTGTAGCAGAAGGGGTAGAAACAAAAGAACAGTTTGATTTTTTAAAAGCTTATAAATGTGATCAAATACAGGGATATTACTTTAGTGAACCTGTACCAATAGAAAAAATAAAAGAATATTTAGAAAAAAATACATTTATGTAA
- a CDS encoding helix-turn-helix domain-containing protein — MRRLHLVEGVSIRKISRDLHISRNTVRKYINGDTIPGEKSFLLEENKL; from the coding sequence ATTAGACGACTTCATCTAGTTGAAGGGGTTTCTATTAGAAAAATTTCTAGAGATCTTCATATTTCTAGAAACACTGTTAGAAAGTATATTAATGGAGATACAATTCCTGGAGAAAAAAGTTTTCTTCTAGAAGAAAACAAGTTATGA
- a CDS encoding alpha/beta fold hydrolase codes for MNYITLKNNKKLAYISEGEGEVLVFIHSFLWDKEMWRPQIDFFKENFRCISIDLMGHGDSSNLCENKENYSLEEISNDILEVLDSLNIKKYHYIGLSVGGMLAPYIAEDIRATSMIIMDSYVGAEPSETQETYFQLLNNIKNLQYIPEPMAELISPMFFSPKTTKEKNKLYLNFHNHLLNLPKENIDTIVATGFGIFGREDTLNRLEKIDIPTLYLAGEVDIPRPMKESKEMRDLTKNSNFKIIEGAGHISNLENPNSVNSIIQEFLNKVK; via the coding sequence ATGAATTACATAACTTTAAAAAATAATAAAAAATTAGCCTATATCTCTGAGGGAGAAGGAGAAGTATTAGTTTTTATCCACTCATTTTTATGGGACAAGGAGATGTGGAGACCTCAAATAGATTTCTTCAAAGAGAATTTTAGATGTATCTCCATTGATTTAATGGGGCATGGGGATTCTTCTAACCTCTGTGAAAACAAAGAAAATTACTCTTTGGAAGAGATTTCCAATGACATTTTAGAAGTTTTAGACAGTTTGAATATAAAAAAATACCACTACATAGGATTGTCTGTAGGAGGAATGTTAGCTCCTTATATTGCAGAAGATATTAGAGCTACCAGCATGATCATAATGGATTCATATGTAGGAGCTGAACCTTCAGAGACCCAAGAAACATATTTTCAACTATTAAATAATATAAAAAATTTACAATATATACCTGAACCTATGGCAGAACTGATATCTCCGATGTTTTTTTCCCCCAAAACAACAAAGGAAAAAAATAAATTATATTTAAATTTTCATAATCATCTATTGAACCTGCCGAAAGAAAATATAGATACCATTGTAGCTACTGGATTTGGAATATTTGGCAGAGAAGATACTCTGAATAGATTAGAAAAAATAGATATTCCAACATTATATTTAGCTGGAGAAGTTGATATTCCTAGACCGATGAAGGAGTCCAAAGAGATGAGAGATCTTACAAAAAACTCAAACTTTAAAATAATTGAAGGTGCAGGACATATTTCAAATTTAGAAAATCCAAACAGTGTAAACTCAATAATTCAAGAATTTTTGAATAAAGTCAAATAA
- a CDS encoding S24 family peptidase: protein MEKIKILGMEEIPLYENIKVIDGAFVYGEEVGTYTLVKTHYSHYNEPLVAILNTDDSMSSDDPQNSIPKDYFILGEMDTPVRKGNLGIFSYNGECIVRRLKISGKNAVLEAFNKNYSDISVEGEDEFYILAKVIEASRNF from the coding sequence TTGGAAAAGATTAAGATTTTAGGGATGGAAGAAATTCCACTATATGAAAATATAAAAGTAATCGATGGTGCTTTTGTTTACGGAGAAGAAGTTGGGACATATACACTCGTTAAAACCCATTATAGCCACTATAATGAGCCATTGGTAGCAATATTAAATACAGATGATTCAATGAGTTCCGATGACCCCCAAAATAGTATCCCCAAAGATTATTTTATACTAGGTGAGATGGATACTCCAGTAAGAAAAGGTAACTTAGGTATTTTCTCATACAATGGAGAATGTATAGTCAGAAGATTAAAAATTTCAGGAAAAAATGCTGTTTTAGAGGCTTTTAATAAAAATTATTCTGATATCAGTGTGGAAGGTGAGGATGAATTTTATATTCTGGCAAAAGTTATAGAAGCTTCCAGAAATTTTTAA
- a CDS encoding VOC family protein, protein MEITLNHTIVPSKNNVESAKFYEKIFGFKFIKELGHFAVVKVNSTLTLDFDTRDHFSKNHYAFKVDDEQFDKIFKRIKIDNIDFGSGPYSDKDGKINNRYGGRGVYFRDLNGHLLEILTADIED, encoded by the coding sequence ATGGAAATTACATTAAATCATACAATTGTCCCTTCAAAAAATAATGTTGAATCTGCGAAGTTCTATGAAAAAATATTTGGATTTAAATTTATTAAAGAGTTAGGTCACTTTGCAGTGGTAAAAGTTAATTCAACATTAACTTTAGATTTTGACACACGAGATCATTTTTCTAAAAACCATTATGCTTTTAAAGTTGATGATGAACAATTTGATAAAATATTTAAGCGTATAAAAATTGATAATATTGATTTCGGTAGCGGACCATACTCAGATAAAGATGGTAAGATCAACAATCGCTACGGTGGCCGTGGAGTTTATTTTAGAGACCTAAACGGTCATTTGTTGGAAATATTAACAGCAGATATTGAAGATTGA